The proteins below are encoded in one region of Hemiscyllium ocellatum isolate sHemOce1 chromosome 3, sHemOce1.pat.X.cur, whole genome shotgun sequence:
- the cnih4 gene encoding protein cornichon homolog 4 isoform X2, with protein sequence MEALVFILSLVDCCALIFMAVYFIITLSDLECDYINARACCSKLNKWILPELVAVGLVTVLMFVSMHWFIFLLNLPISGWNLYRYLAVPCGNVGVFDPTEIHNRGQLKTHMKEAMIKLGFHLLCFFIYLYSMILALIND encoded by the exons ATGGAGGCGTTGGTTTTCATCCTGTCGCTGGTTGATTGCTGTGCACTAATTTTTATGGCGGTTTATTTT ATTATAACCCTGTCGGACTTAGAATGTGATTATATAAATGCCCGAGCATGCTGTTCTAAACTGAACAAG TGGATTCTGCCAGAACTGGTTGCTGTCGGACTTGTTACAGTGCTGATGTTTGTCTCCATGCATTGGTTCATATTTCTACTCAATCTGCCCATATCTGGCTGGAATCTTTACAG GTACCTGGCAGTCCCCTGTGGTAATGTGGGAGTCTTTGACCCAACTGAGATTCACAATCGTGGACAGCTGAAGACTCACATGAAGGAAGCGATGATTAAACTGGGATTCCATCTCCTCTGTTTCTTCATTTATCTATACAG TATGATCCTGGCTTTGATAAATGACTGA
- the cnih4 gene encoding uncharacterized protein cnih4 isoform X1, with the protein MEDIDCREIDGDILQNVHLTEEEVLDVLKRLKVDKSPGPNQVYLRTLWETREVIAGPLAEIFVSLIVTGEVPEDWRLANMVSLFKKGGKDKPGNYRPWILPELVAVGLVTVLMFVSMHWFIFLLNLPISGWNLYRYLAVPCGNVGVFDPTEIHNRGQLKTHMKEAMIKLGFHLLCFFIYLYSMILALIND; encoded by the exons atggaagatatagactgtagggaaatagatggtgacatcttgcaaaatgtccatcttacagaggaggaagtgctggatgtcttgaaacggttaaaggtggataaatccccaggacctaatcaggtgtacttgagaactttgtgggaaactagagaagtgattgctggccctcttgctgagatatttgtatctttgatagtcacaggtgaggtgccggaagactggaggttggcaaacatggtgtcactttttaagaagggcggtaaagacaagccagggaactacagaccg TGGATTCTGCCAGAACTGGTTGCTGTCGGACTTGTTACAGTGCTGATGTTTGTCTCCATGCATTGGTTCATATTTCTACTCAATCTGCCCATATCTGGCTGGAATCTTTACAG GTACCTGGCAGTCCCCTGTGGTAATGTGGGAGTCTTTGACCCAACTGAGATTCACAATCGTGGACAGCTGAAGACTCACATGAAGGAAGCGATGATTAAACTGGGATTCCATCTCCTCTGTTTCTTCATTTATCTATACAG TATGATCCTGGCTTTGATAAATGACTGA